Proteins encoded in a region of the Phoenix dactylifera cultivar Barhee BC4 chromosome 3, palm_55x_up_171113_PBpolish2nd_filt_p, whole genome shotgun sequence genome:
- the LOC108511366 gene encoding UPF0014 membrane protein STAR2 isoform X2 yields the protein MSSSVLSMDPSDPSFWEEFFTGMLKPAAATAVVLMAVVLSFIQKLGLEGEMVYAIARAFLQLSVIGFVLQFIFTQKNVGWIILAYLFMVSVAGYTAGQRAKHVPRGKYIAGVSILTGTAVTMFLLVALNVFPFTPRYIIPVAGMMVGNAMTVTGVTMKKLREDLKIQKNLVETALALGATPRQATLQQVKRSLTIALSPVVDNAKTVGLISLPGAMTGLIMGGASPLEAIQLQIVVMNMLMGASTVSSILSTYLCWPVFFTKAHQLEPKAFTAD from the exons ATGTCGTCGTCCGTTCTCTCGATGGATCCTTCCGATCCTTCCTTCTGGGAGGAGTTCTTCACGGGGATGCTGAAGCCGGCGGCGGCCACGGCGGTGGTTCTGATGGCGGTGGTGCTGTCCTTCATCCAGAAGCTGGGGCTGGAGGGGGAGATGGTGTATGCCATCGCCAGGGCCTTTCTCCAGCTCTCTGTTATCGGGTTCGTGCTCCAGTTCATCTTTACGCAGAAGAATGTCGGGTGGATCATCCTCGCCTACTTGTTCATG GTATCTGTTGCTGGCTATACAGCAGGTCAGCGTGCAAAGCATGTTCCTCGTGGAAAGTACATAGCTGGGGTGTCCATTTTGACAGGAACAGCAGTGACCATGTTCTTGCTCGTTGCACTGAATGTGTTTCCCTTCACTCCACGGTACATTATTCCTGTTGCTGGCATGATGGTAGGTAATGCAATGACTGTGACTGGAGTTACCATGAAAAAGCTCAGAGAAGATCTCAAAATCCAAAAGAACCTG GTGGAGACAGCACTGGCTCTTGGTGCAACACCACGACAAGCAACACTTCAGCAGGTGAAGAGGTCTCTAACCATTGCATTGTCACCAGTGGTGGACAATGCGAAGACAGTGGGTCTTATATCTCTTCCAGGTGCCATGACCGGTCTTATAATGGGAGGCGCATCACCCTTGGAAGCTATCCAGCTGCAGATAGTTGTCATGAACATGCTTATGGGGGCATCAACAGTTAGCAGCATCCTGTCAACCTACTTGTGCTGGCCTGTGTTCTTCACCAAAGCCCACCAATTGGAACCCAAAGCTTTTACTGCAGATTAA
- the LOC108511366 gene encoding uncharacterized protein LOC108511366 isoform X1: MGIIKNSFSFLLGTGCGIYIAQNYDIPKIKKLAYIWVDRAKQVEETYRKPKKKDELSCPVSTVPASAATRALRAQIRIQPTAAREEEEEEEEEPGLLPFDFVVHVVVRSLDGSFRSFLLGGVLHGDAEAGGGHGGGSDGGGAVLHPEAGAGGGDGVCHRQGLSPALCYRVRAPVHLYAEECRVDHPRLLVHGICCWLYSRSACKACSSWKVHSWGVHFDRNSSDHVLARCTECVSLHSTVETALALGATPRQATLQQVKRSLTIALSPVVDNAKTVGLISLPGAMTGLIMGGASPLEAIQLQIVVMNMLMGASTVSSILSTYLCWPVFFTKAHQLEPKAFTAD, translated from the exons ATGGGAATAATCAAGAACAGTTTCTCATTTTTACTGGGAACTGGTTGTGGTATATACATTGCTCAGAATTATGATATCCCTAAAATAAAGAAACTTGCATATATATGGGTTGATAGGGCAAAGCAAGTTGAAGAGACTTACAGGAAGCCTAAGAAGAAAG ATGAGCTCTCTTGTCCAGTCTCCACTGTCCCAGCAAGCGCCGCTACGAGGGCCCTAAGAGCACAAATAAGAATCCAACCAACAGCAGctcgagaagaggaggaggaggaggaggaggagcctgGCCTGCTTCCATTCGACTTCGTCGTCCATGTCGTCGTCCGTTCTCTCGATGGATCCTTCCGATCCTTCCTTCTGGGAGGAGTTCTTCACGGGGATGCTGAAGCCGGCGGCGGCCACGGCGGTGGTTCTGATGGCGGTGGTGCTGTCCTTCATCCAGAAGCTGGGGCTGGAGGGGGAGATGGTGTATGCCATCGCCAGGGCCTTTCTCCAGCTCTCTGTTATCGGGTTCGTGCTCCAGTTCATCTTTACGCAGAAGAATGTCGGGTGGATCATCCTCGCCTACTTGTTCATG GTATCTGTTGCTGGCTATACAGCAGGTCAGCGTGCAAAGCATGTTCCTCGTGGAAAGTACATAGCTGGGGTGTCCATTTTGACAGGAACAGCAGTGACCATGTTCTTGCTCGTTGCACTGAATGTGTTTCCCTTCACTCCACG GTGGAGACAGCACTGGCTCTTGGTGCAACACCACGACAAGCAACACTTCAGCAGGTGAAGAGGTCTCTAACCATTGCATTGTCACCAGTGGTGGACAATGCGAAGACAGTGGGTCTTATATCTCTTCCAGGTGCCATGACCGGTCTTATAATGGGAGGCGCATCACCCTTGGAAGCTATCCAGCTGCAGATAGTTGTCATGAACATGCTTATGGGGGCATCAACAGTTAGCAGCATCCTGTCAACCTACTTGTGCTGGCCTGTGTTCTTCACCAAAGCCCACCAATTGGAACCCAAAGCTTTTACTGCAGATTAA
- the LOC103710021 gene encoding uncharacterized protein LOC103710021 isoform X1, protein MKRSRYLLISRRLLIFYFFCCSIPGIMSTRLVTLGSIELYQTHEWFPSKPTIYFSCQGDNRTILPDVKQTNILYTFNGEESWQPLTELPVKKCKRCGLYEADAIKSDDVFDEWELCPDDFVDGRYSHVKDKEFNATFICLECIASADSKTASSDSKAAVKKPKVALVVIICILASVVTAIGMVTAYKLWQKRKREQDQARFLKLFEEGDDIEDELGIGHVI, encoded by the exons ATGAAGAGGTCTCGATATCTACTGATTTCTCGCCGCCTCCTCATCTTTTACTTTTTCTGCTGCAGTATTCCTG GAATTATGTCAACAAGGCTCGTTACCCTTGGTTCAATTGAACTATATCAAACTCATGAGTGGTTTCCTTCCAAAccaactatttatttttcttgtcaAGGAGACAACAGGACAATTTTGCCAGATGTgaagcaaacaaatattttgtacACTTTCAATGGTGAAGAATCGTGGCAG CCTTTGACAGAGCTTCCAGTTAAGAAATGTAAGCGATGTGGTTTATATGAGGCGGACGCTATAAAATCTGATGACGTTTTTGATGAGTGGGAGCTATGTCCTGATGACTTTGTTGATGGAAGATATTCTCATGTCAAGGACAAGGAATTCAATGCCACATTTATATGCCTTGAGTGCATTGCTTCTGCTG ACTCTAAAACTGCCAGCTCAGATAGCAAGGCTGCAGTCAAGAAACCGAAAGTGGCTCTAGTGGTAATCATATGCATATTGGCTTCTGTTGTAACTGCCATTGGAATGGTGACTGCATATAAACTCTGGcagaaaagaaagagggagcAAGATCAGGCACGATTTCTCAAACTCTTTGAAGAGGGTGATGATATTGAAGATGAATTGGGCATAGGACATGTAATATAA
- the LOC103710021 gene encoding uncharacterized protein LOC103710021 isoform X2, giving the protein MPDTVWADKSQQPDAGCQWWPKKPLTELPVKKCKRCGLYEADAIKSDDVFDEWELCPDDFVDGRYSHVKDKEFNATFICLECIASADSKTASSDSKAAVKKPKVALVVIICILASVVTAIGMVTAYKLWQKRKREQDQARFLKLFEEGDDIEDELGIGHVI; this is encoded by the exons ATGCCTGATACGGTATGGGCTGATAAAAGCCAGCAGCCTGATGCTGGGTGCCAGTGGTGGCCCAAAAAG CCTTTGACAGAGCTTCCAGTTAAGAAATGTAAGCGATGTGGTTTATATGAGGCGGACGCTATAAAATCTGATGACGTTTTTGATGAGTGGGAGCTATGTCCTGATGACTTTGTTGATGGAAGATATTCTCATGTCAAGGACAAGGAATTCAATGCCACATTTATATGCCTTGAGTGCATTGCTTCTGCTG ACTCTAAAACTGCCAGCTCAGATAGCAAGGCTGCAGTCAAGAAACCGAAAGTGGCTCTAGTGGTAATCATATGCATATTGGCTTCTGTTGTAACTGCCATTGGAATGGTGACTGCATATAAACTCTGGcagaaaagaaagagggagcAAGATCAGGCACGATTTCTCAAACTCTTTGAAGAGGGTGATGATATTGAAGATGAATTGGGCATAGGACATGTAATATAA